The following coding sequences lie in one Spinacia oleracea cultivar Varoflay chromosome 1, BTI_SOV_V1, whole genome shotgun sequence genomic window:
- the LOC110795125 gene encoding subtilisin-like protease SBT5.4, which yields MRMNTVLFFVLFSMLSSSSFAAKQSYIVYMGAHTHGPDLTQLDFERVENSHHSFLASYLGSHEEARDAIFYSYKMHINGFAAMLDEEQAAEIAKHPDVVSVFPNRAKQLHTTRSWDFMMLEKNGKIHRSSAWRKARFGEDTIIGNLDTGVWPESKSFDDQGYGPVPSKWKGVCEHENGGVPCNRKLIGARYFNKGFIADGGIANTSTNSPRDFDGHGSHTLSTAGGNFVRGATVLGLINGTAKGGSPRARVAAYKVCWGDCYDADLLAAFDMAIHDGVDVLSVSVGGDPSDYLNDGIAIGAFHAVRNGIVVVCSAGNSGPVAGSVSNVAPWMITVGASTMDREFQAFVELRNGKSYKGSSLSKPLPEDRLYPLISAVLAKAANASVDNAKLCMPGTLDKNKVQGKILACIRGNNARVDKGVQAAAAGAVGMILCNDKASGNEIIADLHVLPATHLTYEDGSAVLAYINSTNGDAYGFITHPSVEIHTKPAPYMAAFSSRGPNTVTPQILKPDITAPGVNVLAAYSGGASPTEEASDHRKVSYMVVSGTSMSCPHLSGVVGLLKTLHPTWTPAAIRSAIMTTARVRDNTNGPMMDASFSETNPFAYGAGHVRPNRAMDPGLVYDLTTTDYLEFLCALGYDKNMIKSFDSNYNCTSKASNNKIMNFNYPSITVPSLSGSITVTRTVKNVGKPATYVARVHQPHGVEVTVEPKVMKFNKTGEEKSFTVTLKAKHGGMPSGYVFGELVWSDGHHHYVRSPIVVAAATDN from the exons ATGAGGATGAATACTGTATTGTTTTTCGTCCTCTTTTCGATGCTTAGTTCTTCTAGTTTTGCGGCAAAACAG TCTTACATAGTGTATATGGGAGCACATACACATGGTCCAGATCTTACCCAACTAGATTTTGAACGTGTAGAAAATTCTCACCATAGTTTCCTTGCATCGTATCTTGGAag TCATGAAGAGGCGAGGGATGCTATATTCTATTCATACAAGATGCATATTAATGGTTTTGCGGCAATGCTAGATGAAGAGCAAGCAGCAGAAATAGCAA AACATCCAGATGTTGTTTCTGTGTTCCCAAATCGTGCGAAGCAACTACATACGACACGATCATGGGATTTTATGATGCTTGAAAAGAACGGTAAAATTCACCGGAGTTCAGCATGGAGAAAGGCTAGATTTGGAGAAGATACTATTATTGGCAACCTCGATACCG GGGTTTGGCCTGAATCAAAGAGCTTTGATGACCAAGGATATGGACCTGTTCCTTCCAAGTGGAAAGGTGTTTGTGAGCATGAAAATGGTGGTGTCCCTTGCAATAG GAAACTTATTGGGGCAAGGTACTTCAACAAAGGATTCATTGCTGATGGTGGAATAGCCAACACATCAACCAACTCCCCACGTGATTTCGACGGTCATGGATCTCACACACTATCAACAGCTGGAGGAAACTTTGTTCGTGGTGCAACCGTCTTAGGCTTAATCAATGGAACGGCCAAAGGTGGATCACCAAGGGCAAGAGTGGCTGCATACAAGGTTTGCTGGGGTGATTGTTACGATGCTGATTTATTGGCGGCCTTTGATATGGCTATTCATGATGGTGTTGATGTTCTCTCTGTCTCTGTTGGTGGAGATCCTAGTGATTATTTGAATGATGGAATCGCCATTGGAGCTTTTCATGCTGTTCGTAATGGTATTGTTGTTGTTTGCTCTGCTGGTAATTCTGGACCTGTTGCTGGGAGTGTTTCTAATGTTGCACCTTGGATGATTACTGTTGGTGCTAGTACTATGGATCGTGAGTTTCAAGCTTTTGTTGAGCTTCGCAATGGGAAAAGCTACAAG GGTTCAAGCTTATCAAAGCCTTTGCCAGAAGACAGGCTTTATCCACTGATATCTGCTGTTCTGGCGAAAGCTGCCAATGCATCCGTTGACAACGC TAAACTTTGCATGCCCGGCACATTAGATAAAAATAAAGTGCAGGGGAAAATCTTGGCCTGCATCCGTGGAAATAATGCAAGAGTAGACAAAGGTGTGCAAGCAGCTGCTGCTGGAGCTGTTGGGATGATCCTTTGTAACGACAAAGCTAGCGGCAATGAGATTATTGCTGATCTTCATGTACTTCCTGCAACACATCTAACTTATGAGGATGGTTCTGCTGTTTTGGCCTACATCAATTCCACCAATGG TGACGCGTATGGTTTCATTACTCACCCATCAGTTGAAATACACACCAAACCTGCTCCTTATATGGCTGCTTTTTCTTCCAGAGGTCCTAATACTGTTACTCCTCAGATTCTCAAA CCTGATATCACAGCACCAGGAGTGAATGTCTTAGCTGCATACTCTGGAGGCGCGAGTCCAACAGAAGAAGCATCAGATCATCGTAAAGTTTCTTATATGGTTGTTTCAGGTACATCTATGTCTTGCCCCCATCTTTCTGGGGTTGTTGGCCTTCTAAAGACCCTGCACCCAACTTGGACTCCTGCTGCTATCAGATCTGCTATAATGACTACAG CTAGAGTAAGAGACAACACAAATGGCCCAATGATGGATGCATCCTTCAGTGAAACCAACCCATTCGCGTATGGTGCAGGACATGTACGACCAAACCGTGCCATGGACCCTGGGTTGGTCTATGACTTAACCACAACCGACTACTTAGAGTTCCTATGTGCACTTGGATACGACAAAAACATGATCAAGTCATTTGACAGTAACTATAACTGTACATCAAAAGCATCAAACAACAAGATTATGAACTTCAACTACCCTTCAATCACAGTCCCTAGCCTGTCTGGCTCGATCACTGTCACTCGAACAGTTAAGAATGTTGGAAAGCCTGCAACTTATGTAGCACGTGTGCACCAACCACACGGTGTTGAGGTTACTGTTGAGCCTAAGGTGATGAAGTTTAATAAAACTGGAGAAGAGAAGAGTTTTACAGTGACTTTGAAAGCTAAACATGGTGGTATGCCTTCTGGGTATGTGTTTGGAGAGTTGGTATGGTCAGATGGACATCATCACTACGTTCGGAGCCCCATTGTAGTTGCTGCTGCAACTGATAACTAA
- the LOC110795126 gene encoding succinate dehydrogenase [ubiquinone] iron-sulfur subunit 3, mitochondrial, whose product MWKRWIIIGNEGLKRVVGRVVQKGINKYKRGYSSTKREDFPTLKDHPAAKANAAEAVESQRRVQHFTAAAPKTRPLMKEFQVYRWNPNLPYKKPFLQSYFVDLSTCGPMVLDALQKIKAEDDSSLSYRRSCREGICGSCSMNIDGLNTVACLKPIDSDTSKPTTITPLPHMFVIKDLVVDLTNFYNQYKSIEPWLKTKKGPEDGREYRQSPEDRKKLDGLYECILCACCTTSCPAYWWNPEAYLGPAALINAYRWISDSRDDYSEERLEALKQDEDKLYRCRMVKNCTAACPKSLDPASAIDEMKARRVSK is encoded by the exons ATGTGGAAAAGGTGGATTATTATAGGAAATGAGGGGCTGAAAAGGGTAGTAGGGCGGGTAGTACAGAAAGGGATAAACAAATATAAAAGAGGATATTCATCAACTAAAAGGGAAGATTTTCCAACGCTAAAAGACCACCCAGCTGCCAAAGCTAATGCAGCGGAAGCTGTGGAATCGCAAAGGAGAGTCCAACATTTCACGGCGGCCGCCCCGAAAACTCGGCCGCTGATGAAAGAATTCCAAGTTTACCGGTGGAACCCCAACTTGCCTTACAAAAAACCTTTCCTTCAGTCCTACTTCGTCGACCTCTCTACTTGTGGACCCATG GTATTGGATGCATTGCAAAAGATAAAAGCAGAAGATGATTCAAGTTTGAGCTATAGGAGGTCATGCAGGGAAGGAATATGTGGGTCATGTTCTATGAATATTGATGGGCTTAATACTGTGGCTTGCCTTAAGCCCATTGATTCTGATACTTCTAAGCCCACCACTATCACTCCCCTTCCTCATATGTTTGTTATCAAggatctcgtcgtcgatcttacCAATTTCTATAATCAGTACAA GTCGATTGAGCCGTGGCTAAAGACGAAGAAGGGGCCAGAAGATGGGCGTGAATATAGGCAGTCGCCTGAAGATAGGAAGAAGCTAGATGGATTGTACGAGTGCATATTATGTGCTTGTTGTACCACTTCATGCCCTGCTTATTGGTGGAATCCAGAAGCGTATTTGGGTCCAGCAGCTTTGATAAATGCATATCGATGGATCTCAGATAGTCGCGATGATTATTCGGAAGAGAGATTAGAAGCTCTTAAACAAGATGAAGATAAATTGTACAGATGCAGAATGGTCAAGAATTGCACCGCAGCATGTCCTAAGAGCTTAGATCCTGCTTCTGCCATTGACGAAATGAAAGCTAGACGTGTTAGCAAGTAG
- the LOC110795132 gene encoding 17.1 kDa class II heat shock protein — protein MDFRFTGLDTPIYNVLSHFLDADDFTAPAATDKSTTGANAPSNAYVRDARAMARTPADVKEYPNSYQFIIDMPGLKSGDIKVQVEDDNVLVISGERKRDEEKEGVKYLRMERRIGKFMRKFVLPENADMEKINAVCQDGVLSVSVEKLPPPQPKKPKTIQVKVA, from the coding sequence atgGATTTCCGGTTCACCGGCCTCGACACCCCAATCTACAACGTCCTCTCCCATTTCCTCGACGCAGACGACTTCACCGCCCCCGCCGCCACCGACAAATCAACCACTGGAGCCAACGCGCCGTCCAACGCATACGTCCGTGATGCACGTGCAATGGCTCGTACCCCTGCTGATGTGAAGGAGTACCCGAATTCGTACCAGTTCATCATCGACATGCCTGGGCTGAAGAGCGGAGACATTAAAGTGCAGGTGGAGGACGACAATGTGCTGGTGATAAGTGGAGAGAGGAAGAGGGATGAGGAGAAAGAAGGGGTCAAGTATTTGAGGATGGAGAGGAGAATTGGTAAGTTTATGAGGAAGTTTGTGTTGCCTGAAAATGCTGATATGGAGAAGATTAATGCTGTTTGTCAAGATGGTGTTTTGAGTGTTAGTGTCGAGAAGTTGCCTCCTCCTCAGCCTAAGAAGCCCAAGACTATTCAGGTTAAGGTTGCTTAA